Proteins encoded within one genomic window of Gottschalkia purinilytica:
- a CDS encoding diguanylate cyclase has protein sequence MENKSKFARLLYKSKISFIEKYNLETQDMLDILLNYRITLDNKNHEDLKNFFYAIKKIGSMFEFERLSQVGGMYEEYLNTTKNITDDSHKVFSNIIKGIGIVKEELRSLRMELIKEENILISDSNYYIDNEKTEENKRKKILILDDDVLTLNIIKDAFEMRGHSIITTSKSYDAIKIITELDIDLIISDIVLPELDGFKILELLKRKNMHVPVIFLTAKQVIQDKIEALSKGVDDYITKPFNLEEVIARVERALERNDNYKARINRDTFTGAYNKTYFEKKIKEYQNNIKTDGIKLSVAFVDIDKFKEINDNYGHLVGDFILKELISELKEHLEDKDLIFRFGGDEFIILFFNKDEEAAYSIMESFRNSIINKKFRYNELKPHINISISTGITYVSEIDETSMIIERADKCLYRSKNSGRNSTICYSKVKNKLN, from the coding sequence ATGGAGAACAAATCTAAGTTTGCTAGGTTGCTTTACAAAAGTAAAATTTCATTTATTGAAAAGTATAATCTAGAAACACAAGACATGTTAGACATACTTTTAAATTACAGAATAACTCTTGATAATAAAAATCATGAGGACTTAAAAAATTTTTTCTACGCTATTAAAAAAATAGGATCTATGTTTGAGTTTGAAAGACTTTCACAAGTAGGGGGGATGTATGAAGAATATTTAAATACAACTAAAAATATAACAGATGATTCTCATAAAGTATTTTCAAATATAATTAAAGGTATTGGAATAGTAAAGGAAGAATTAAGAAGTTTGAGAATGGAACTTATAAAAGAAGAAAACATATTAATTTCCGATAGCAATTATTATATAGATAATGAAAAGACAGAAGAGAATAAAAGGAAAAAAATATTAATTTTAGATGATGATGTTTTGACTTTGAATATAATAAAAGATGCATTTGAAATGAGGGGGCATAGTATTATTACAACGTCTAAGTCTTATGATGCAATTAAAATTATTACAGAATTAGATATAGACTTAATTATTTCAGATATTGTATTACCTGAATTAGATGGGTTTAAAATTCTAGAGCTTCTAAAAAGAAAAAACATGCATGTACCAGTTATATTTTTAACAGCTAAACAAGTTATACAAGATAAAATAGAAGCTTTAAGTAAAGGAGTAGATGATTATATTACAAAGCCTTTTAATCTTGAAGAAGTTATAGCAAGAGTAGAAAGAGCTTTAGAAAGAAATGATAATTACAAAGCTCGTATAAACAGAGATACTTTTACAGGAGCTTATAATAAAACATATTTTGAAAAAAAGATAAAGGAATATCAAAATAATATAAAAACTGATGGAATTAAATTATCTGTAGCGTTTGTAGATATAGATAAATTTAAGGAAATCAATGATAATTATGGTCATTTAGTGGGGGATTTTATATTAAAAGAATTAATATCCGAGCTTAAAGAGCATTTAGAAGATAAAGATCTAATATTTAGGTTTGGTGGGGATGAATTTATAATATTGTTTTTTAATAAAGATGAGGAAGCAGCATATTCTATAATGGAAAGTTTTAGAAATTCAATTATTAATAAAAAATTTAGATACAATGAGTTAAAGCCACATATAAATATAAGTATAAGTACAGGAATAACATATGTAAGTGAAATTGATGAAACTAGTATGATTATTGAAAGGGCTGATAAATGCCTTTATAGATCAAAAAATTCGGGTAGAAATAGTACCATTTGTTATAGTAAAGTTAAAAATAAACTTAATTGA